Proteins found in one Canis aureus isolate CA01 chromosome 19, VMU_Caureus_v.1.0, whole genome shotgun sequence genomic segment:
- the PDE12 gene encoding 2',5'-phosphodiesterase 12 yields the protein MWRLPGSRAALRGVRTAVERHTRAEAAAAAATETAAGAMERAVVRCVPSEPKLSLSFALADGSHKNMQRDQSEPLGRALSRIATNALKGHAKAAAAKKSRKNRPNASGGVACAGPGPGPGPEPAAACEPVVKLYYREEAVAEDVLNVDAWQDGAVLQIGDVKYKVERNPPAFTELQLPRYIMAGFPVCPKLSLEFGDPASSLFRWYKEARPGAAEPEGGGPSSLSPSSPSPSWTETGVNERVYTPSNADIGLRLKLHCTPGNGQRLGPSRELESVCPVEAGPGTCTFDHRHLYTKKVTDNSLIRTVSYNLLADTYAQTEFSRSVLYPYCAPYALELDYRQNLIQKELTGYNADLICLQEVDRNVFTDSLVPALEAFGLEGVFRIKQHEGLATFYRKTKFSLLSQHDISFHEALESDPLHKELLEKLVVYPSAQERVLQRSSVLQVSVLQSTKDSSKRLCVANTHLYWHPKGGYIRLIQMAVALAHIRHVSCDLYPGIPVIFCGDFNSTPSTGMYHFVVNGSIPEDHEDWASNGEEERCNMSLSHFFKLKSACGEPAYTNYVGGFHGCLDYIFIDLNALEVEQVIPLPSHEEVTTHQALPSVSHPSDHIALVCDLKWK from the exons ATGTGGAGGCTCCCAGGCTCCCGCGCCGCGCTTCGTGGGGTCCGCACGGCGGTGGAGCGGCACACTCgggccgaggcggcggcggcggcggcgacggagACGGCGGCGGGCGCCATGGAGCGCGCTGTAGTGCGTTGCGTGCCCTCGGAGCCTAAGCTAAGCCTGTCGTTCGCGCTGGCCGACGGCAGCCACAAGAACATGCAGCGCGACCAGAGCGAGCCTCTGGGTCGGGCCCTCAGCCGCATCGCAACCAACGCCCTCAAAGGCCACGCCAAGGCGGCTGCCGCCAAGAAGAGCCGGAAGAACCGGCCAAATGCAAGTGGCGGCGTGGCCTgtgccgggccggggccggggcccgggcccGAGCCGGCCGCGGCCTGCGAGCCGGTGGTGAAGCTGTACTACCGGGAGGAGGCAGTGGCGGAGGATGTGCTCAACGTGGACGCCTGGCAGGACGGTGCGGTGCTGCAGATCGGCGATGTCAAGTACAAGGTGGAGCGCAACCCGCCGGCCTTCACCGAGCTGCAGTTGCCACGCTACATCATGGCCGGCTTCCCGGTATGCCCCAAGCTCAGCCTCGAATTTGGGGACCCCGCCAGCTCCCTCTTCCGCTGGTACAAGGAAGCCAGACCCGGAGCGGCAGAGCCTGAGGGCGGGGGCCCCTCGTCATTGTCTCCCTCTTCACCCTCTCCTAGTTGGACGGAGACGGGTGTCAACGAGCGCGTCTACACGCCGTCCAATGCGGACATCGGTCTACGACTCAAGCTTCATTGCACCCCAGGCAATGGGCAGCGCTTGGGGCCAAGCAGGGAGTTGGAAAGCGTGTGTCCCGTGGAGGCTGGGCCTGGCACCTGCACCTTTGACCACCGGCATCTCTACACCAAGAAGGTGACGGACAACTCTCTAATCCGCACGGTCTCGTACAACCTCCTGGCCGACACGTACGCCCAGACTGAGTTTTCGAGGAGCGTCCTGTACCCGTACTGTGCCCCTTATGCTCTGGAGCTCGACTACCGTCAGAACCTTATCCAGAAGGAGCTCACCGGCTACAACGCTGACCTCATCTGTTTGCAAGAGGTTGATCGCAACGTGTTTACGGACAGCTTGGTGCCGGCCCTCGAGGCCTTCGGACTGGAAGGCGTGTTTAGAATCAAGCAGCACGAAGGCCTGGCTACTTTCTACCGAAAAACCAAATTCAGTCTTCTCAGCCAGCATGACATTTCTTTCCATGAAGCCCTGGAGTCCGACCCACTTCACAAAGAACTGCTGGAGAAGCTAGTGGTGTACCCATCTGCGCAGGAGAGAGTGCTCCAGAGATCGTCTGTCCTCCAG GTTTCTGTTCTTCAGTCTACAAAGGACTCTTCTAAAAGGCTATGTGTTGCTAATACCCATCTCTACTGGCATCCAAAAG GTGGGTACATTCGTCTCATTCAAATGGCAGTAGCCTTGGCTCACATTCGACATGTCTCATGTGACCTGTATCCTGGCATACCAGTTATATTTTGTGGAGACTTTAATAGCACCCCATCGACAGGAATGTATCATTTTGTTGTCAATGGCAGCATTCCAGAGGATCACGAAGACTGGGCTTCCAATGGGGAGGAGGAACGGTGCAATATGTCCCTTTCCCATTTCTTCAAACTGAAAAGTgcttgtggggaacctgcttacACAAATTATGTTGGTGGTTTTCATGGATGCCTGGATTACATTTTCATTGACTTAAATGCTCTAGAAGTGGAACAGGTGATTCCGTTACCTAGTCATGAAGAAGTTACCACGCATCAGGCCTTACCTAGTGTTTCCCACCCCTCTGATCACATAGCACTTGTATgtgatttaaaatggaaatag